From a region of the Micromonospora tarapacensis genome:
- a CDS encoding succinate dehydrogenase/fumarate reductase iron-sulfur subunit has protein sequence MGTETSGAPGQPGAKRQFRIWRGDAEGGELQDYTVEVNEGEVVLDVIHRLQATDAPDLACRWNCKAGKCGSCSMEINGMPKLSCMTRMSTFEEDETVTVTPLRTFPVIRDLVTDVSFNYEKARETPAFAPPADLAPGDYRMQQVDVERSQEFRKCIECFLCQNVCHVIRDHDENKPAFSGPRYFIRAAELDMHPLDSRTDRKDYAQSEQGLGFCNITKCCTEVCPEHIKITDNGIIPMKERVVDRRYDPLVWLGSKIFRRGQVPQTSVTSEHSPGAVGSSAATGGGGVHSHAGGSHDARAEVQAQQGVNWHREVPHPTAPATDASGRLPLTEFTFDRAAAPSPFGDDVTFPLPPEHLNFAHPDQDEKKH, from the coding sequence ATGGGTACCGAAACGTCTGGGGCGCCGGGCCAGCCGGGCGCGAAGCGCCAGTTCCGGATCTGGCGGGGCGACGCCGAGGGCGGCGAACTCCAGGACTACACGGTCGAGGTCAACGAGGGCGAGGTCGTCCTCGACGTGATCCACCGGTTGCAGGCCACCGACGCGCCCGATCTGGCCTGCCGATGGAACTGCAAGGCGGGCAAGTGCGGATCCTGTTCGATGGAGATCAACGGGATGCCCAAGCTCAGCTGCATGACCCGGATGTCGACGTTCGAGGAGGACGAGACGGTCACGGTGACCCCGCTACGCACCTTTCCGGTCATCCGGGATCTGGTCACCGATGTGTCGTTCAACTACGAGAAGGCGCGGGAGACGCCGGCCTTCGCTCCCCCGGCCGACCTGGCCCCCGGTGACTACCGGATGCAGCAGGTCGACGTGGAGCGCTCGCAGGAGTTCCGCAAGTGCATCGAGTGCTTCCTGTGCCAGAACGTCTGCCACGTCATCCGCGACCACGACGAGAACAAGCCGGCGTTCTCCGGCCCGCGGTACTTCATCCGGGCCGCGGAACTCGACATGCACCCGCTGGACAGCAGGACCGACCGCAAGGACTACGCACAGTCCGAACAGGGGCTCGGCTTCTGCAACATCACCAAGTGCTGCACCGAGGTCTGCCCCGAGCACATCAAGATCACCGACAACGGGATCATCCCCATGAAGGAACGGGTCGTGGACCGCAGGTACGATCCACTTGTGTGGCTCGGCAGCAAGATCTTCCGGAGGGGTCAGGTGCCTCAGACCAGCGTGACCAGCGAACACTCCCCGGGCGCGGTGGGCTCCAGCGCCGCGACGGGCGGCGGCGGTGTGCACTCGCACGCGGGCGGCTCGCACGACGCCCGGGCCGAGGTGCAGGCCCAGCAGGGCGTCAACTGGCACCGGGAGGTGCCGCACCCCACCGCCCCGGCGACCGACGCGAGCGGCAGGCTGCCGCTGACGGAGTTCACCTTCGACCGCGCGGCGGCACCCTCGCCCTTCGGCGACGACGTGACCTTCCCGCTGCCCCCGGAGCACCTCAACTTCGCCCACCCCGACCAGGACGAAAAGAAGCACTGA
- a CDS encoding (deoxy)nucleoside triphosphate pyrophosphohydrolase encodes MIVGAAIIRDGRVLACARSAPPEVAGRWEFPGGKVEPGESETAALARECAEELAVRVQIGERVGHDVRMAHGRSVLKVYAARLLHGDQPQALEHSALRWLSAAELDTVAWLPADAPIVAALRPLLTPT; translated from the coding sequence GTGATCGTCGGCGCGGCCATCATCCGGGACGGCCGCGTGCTGGCCTGCGCGCGGTCGGCCCCGCCCGAGGTGGCGGGCAGGTGGGAGTTCCCCGGCGGCAAGGTGGAGCCGGGGGAGAGCGAGACGGCAGCCCTGGCCCGCGAATGCGCCGAGGAACTCGCCGTACGCGTGCAGATCGGTGAGCGGGTCGGCCATGACGTCCGGATGGCGCACGGCCGATCGGTGCTGAAGGTGTACGCCGCCCGCCTGCTGCACGGCGACCAGCCGCAAGCGTTGGAACACTCCGCGTTGCGCTGGCTCTCCGCCGCCGAACTGGACACCGTCGCCTGGCTCCCCGCCGACGCCCCCATAGTCGCCGCCCTCCGCCCCCTCCTCACCCCAACCTGA
- a CDS encoding PH domain-containing protein codes for MANATYDRKEQFQQIQSGLLDGEQIIAVYDAVGTGTGFIGLTDRRVIIQDRSFVGKRYAITSIPYSKITSVSVVSNKSWGGSFFSTGSIAIHVGTHTYEVEFRGDQKSHHVHNVILHYIS; via the coding sequence ATGGCCAACGCGACCTATGACCGCAAGGAGCAGTTCCAGCAGATCCAGAGCGGCCTGCTCGACGGAGAACAGATCATCGCCGTCTACGACGCGGTCGGCACCGGCACCGGATTCATCGGGCTGACCGACCGGCGTGTGATCATCCAGGACCGCTCGTTCGTCGGCAAGCGGTACGCGATCACCAGCATTCCGTACTCGAAGATCACCAGCGTGAGCGTGGTCAGCAACAAGTCGTGGGGCGGCTCGTTCTTCTCCACCGGGTCGATCGCCATCCACGTCGGCACGCACACCTACGAGGTGGAGTTCCGCGGCGACCAGAAGAGCCACCACGTGCACAACGTCATCCTGCACTACATCAGTTGA
- a CDS encoding 4a-hydroxytetrahydrobiopterin dehydratase, with translation MRALFGGRAKHDYLSDALTLLSGWTREGEQIRRTLVIDDTQHAALTERVKVVADALHLRPDISRRADRTQIRVGHGNEPLSEGEVLLAARIEDAYRAVTES, from the coding sequence ATGCGTGCGCTGTTTGGCGGTCGGGCCAAGCACGACTACCTCAGCGACGCTCTCACCCTACTGTCCGGCTGGACGCGTGAGGGTGAGCAGATCCGGCGCACGCTGGTCATCGACGACACCCAGCACGCGGCACTGACCGAACGGGTCAAGGTGGTCGCCGACGCGCTGCACCTGCGACCGGACATCAGCCGGCGTGCCGACCGCACCCAGATCCGGGTGGGGCACGGCAACGAGCCGCTCTCCGAGGGCGAGGTCCTGCTGGCCGCCCGGATAGAGGACGCCTACCGGGCGGTCACCGAGAGCTGA
- a CDS encoding fumarate reductase/succinate dehydrogenase flavoprotein subunit → MTTNSHQDTSATTRIERHHYDVVVIGAGGAGLRAAIEARLAGKKTAIISKSLFGKAHTVMAEGGAAAAMGNVNSRDSWQVHFRDTMRGGKFLNNFRMAELHAKESPQRIWELETYGALFDRTKDGKISQRNFGGHEYPRLAHVGDRTGLELIRTLQQKIVSLQQEDKREHGSYDARIKVFSETTITELLLDGDRVAGAFGYYRESGEFVLFEAPAVVLATGGVGRSYKVTSNSWEYTGDGHALALRAGATLINMEFLQFHPTGMVWPVSVKGILVTESVRGDGGVLKSSEGKRFMFDYVPDVFRKQYAETEEEADRWYTDPDNNRRPPELLPRDEVARAINSEVKAGRGTPAGGVYLDIASRLPAEEIRRRLPSMHHQFKGLADVDITKEPMEVGPTCHYVMGGVEVDPDSGAAHGSVRGLFAAGEVSGGMHGSNRLGGNSLSDLLVFGKRAGGHAATYVDQLTGGRPRVEVTAVETAVETALAPLQRDTGENPYTLQQDLQAVMGDLVGIIRREAELEESLVRLAELRERVAKVSAAGGRRYNPGWHLAIDLRNMLVVSECTARAALERRESRGGHTREDFPTMDPQWRRLNLVCSLEGDTVRLARKPLPKMRTELVSLFDRAELAKYLTDSELAEFDALAAVDAAAATDAATATDDAEKER, encoded by the coding sequence ATGACGACCAATTCGCACCAGGACACGAGCGCTACCACTCGCATCGAACGACACCACTACGACGTCGTCGTGATCGGAGCCGGCGGCGCCGGCCTGCGCGCGGCGATCGAGGCACGGCTGGCCGGCAAGAAGACCGCCATCATCTCCAAGTCGCTGTTCGGCAAGGCGCACACGGTGATGGCCGAGGGTGGCGCCGCCGCGGCCATGGGCAACGTGAACAGCCGGGACAGCTGGCAGGTGCACTTCCGCGACACCATGCGCGGCGGCAAGTTCCTCAACAACTTCCGGATGGCCGAGCTGCACGCGAAGGAGTCGCCGCAGCGGATCTGGGAGCTGGAGACCTACGGCGCGCTGTTCGACCGCACCAAGGACGGGAAGATCTCGCAGCGCAACTTCGGCGGCCACGAGTATCCCCGGCTGGCGCACGTCGGCGACCGGACCGGCCTGGAGCTGATCCGCACCCTCCAGCAGAAGATCGTCTCGTTGCAGCAGGAGGACAAGCGCGAGCACGGCTCGTACGACGCGCGGATCAAGGTCTTCTCCGAGACCACCATCACCGAGTTGCTGCTGGATGGGGACCGGGTCGCCGGCGCGTTCGGCTATTACCGGGAGTCCGGCGAGTTCGTCCTCTTCGAGGCGCCCGCCGTCGTGCTCGCCACCGGTGGTGTCGGTCGGTCCTACAAGGTCACCTCGAATTCGTGGGAGTACACCGGGGACGGCCACGCACTGGCGCTGCGCGCCGGCGCGACTCTGATCAACATGGAGTTCCTCCAGTTCCACCCCACCGGGATGGTCTGGCCGGTCTCGGTCAAGGGCATCCTGGTCACCGAGTCGGTGCGCGGCGACGGCGGTGTCCTCAAGAGTTCCGAGGGCAAGCGGTTCATGTTCGACTACGTTCCCGACGTCTTCCGCAAGCAGTACGCGGAGACCGAGGAGGAGGCGGACCGCTGGTACACCGACCCGGACAACAACCGGCGCCCGCCGGAGCTGCTGCCCCGCGACGAGGTGGCACGGGCGATCAACAGCGAGGTCAAGGCCGGTCGGGGTACCCCGGCCGGCGGCGTCTACCTGGACATCGCCTCCCGGCTGCCGGCCGAGGAGATCCGCCGTCGCCTTCCGTCGATGCACCACCAGTTCAAGGGACTGGCCGACGTCGACATCACCAAGGAGCCGATGGAGGTCGGACCGACCTGCCACTACGTGATGGGCGGTGTCGAGGTCGACCCGGACAGCGGCGCCGCGCACGGCTCGGTGCGCGGCCTGTTCGCCGCCGGTGAGGTGTCCGGCGGCATGCACGGCTCGAACCGGCTGGGCGGCAACTCGCTGTCCGATCTGCTGGTCTTCGGCAAGCGGGCGGGCGGTCACGCGGCCACCTACGTCGACCAGCTCACCGGGGGCCGACCCCGGGTCGAGGTGACCGCGGTCGAGACGGCGGTGGAGACCGCCCTGGCCCCGTTGCAGCGCGACACCGGCGAGAACCCGTACACCCTGCAGCAGGACCTCCAGGCGGTGATGGGGGATCTGGTCGGGATCATCCGGCGGGAGGCCGAGCTGGAGGAGTCACTGGTCCGGCTGGCCGAGCTGCGCGAGCGGGTGGCCAAGGTCAGTGCGGCCGGTGGCCGGCGGTACAACCCGGGCTGGCACCTCGCGATCGACCTGCGCAACATGCTTGTCGTCTCCGAGTGCACCGCCAGGGCGGCGCTGGAGCGCCGGGAGTCGCGCGGCGGCCACACCCGCGAGGACTTTCCCACGATGGATCCACAGTGGCGGCGACTCAACCTGGTCTGCTCGCTTGAGGGCGACACCGTACGGCTGGCCCGCAAGCCGCTGCCGAAGATGCGTACCGAGCTGGTCAGCCTCTTCGACCGCGCGGAACTGGCCAAGTACCTCACGGACTCCGAACTGGCCGAGTTCGACGCCCTCGCCGCCGTCGACGCTGCCGCTGCCACCGACGCCGCTACCGCCACTGACGACGCCGAGAAGGAGCGCTGA
- the ychF gene encoding redox-regulated ATPase YchF: MSLTIGIVGLPNVGKSTLFNALTKNNVLAANYPFATIEPNVGVVGLPDDRLPELAEIFSSQKVIPAPVSFVDIAGLVRGASKGQGRGNAFLANIRDAAAICQVVRAFSDPNVVHVDGKVSPADDIETINTELILADLQTLEKALPRLEKEAKLRKDRAAAVDAARRAVDVLDRGTTLYAGAAAAGVELEHLRELHLLTTKPFLYVFNVDEAELNNADFLAELRALVAPAEAVFMDAKIESELVDLPEEEARELLESIGQSEPGLDQLVRIGFRTLGLQTYLTAGPKEARAWTVPVGATAPEAAGVIHSDFQRGFIKAEVVSYADLVGAGSMAAAKAAGKVRIEGKEYVMQDGDVVEFRFNV, encoded by the coding sequence GTGAGTCTCACCATCGGCATCGTCGGCCTGCCCAACGTCGGCAAGAGCACCCTGTTCAACGCGCTGACCAAGAACAACGTGCTCGCCGCGAACTATCCGTTCGCGACGATCGAGCCCAACGTCGGTGTGGTCGGGCTGCCGGACGACCGGCTGCCCGAGCTCGCCGAGATCTTCAGCTCGCAGAAGGTGATCCCCGCCCCGGTGTCGTTCGTCGACATCGCCGGTCTGGTGCGCGGCGCGTCCAAGGGGCAGGGGCGAGGCAACGCGTTCCTGGCCAACATCCGCGACGCCGCCGCGATCTGCCAGGTGGTGCGGGCCTTCTCCGACCCCAACGTGGTGCACGTCGACGGCAAGGTCTCGCCGGCCGACGACATCGAGACGATCAACACCGAGCTGATCCTCGCCGACCTCCAGACGCTGGAGAAGGCGCTGCCCAGGCTGGAGAAGGAGGCCAAGCTCCGCAAGGACCGGGCCGCCGCGGTGGACGCCGCGCGCAGGGCGGTCGACGTCCTCGACCGGGGCACCACCCTCTACGCGGGCGCGGCGGCGGCCGGCGTCGAGCTGGAACACCTGCGTGAGCTGCACCTGCTGACCACCAAGCCGTTCCTCTACGTCTTCAACGTCGACGAGGCCGAGCTGAACAACGCCGACTTCCTCGCCGAGCTGCGGGCGCTGGTGGCCCCGGCCGAGGCGGTCTTCATGGATGCCAAGATCGAGTCGGAGCTGGTGGACCTGCCCGAGGAGGAGGCCCGCGAGCTGCTGGAGTCGATCGGGCAGTCCGAGCCGGGCCTGGACCAGCTGGTCCGGATCGGCTTCCGGACGCTCGGCCTGCAGACGTACCTCACCGCTGGCCCCAAGGAGGCGCGCGCCTGGACCGTCCCGGTCGGCGCCACCGCCCCGGAGGCCGCGGGGGTTATCCACTCGGATTTCCAGCGCGGCTTCATCAAGGCCGAGGTCGTCTCCTACGCCGACCTGGTCGGGGCCGGTTCGATGGCCGCCGCCAAGGCGGCGGGCAAGGTCCGCATCGAGGGCAAGGAGTACGTCATGCAGGACGGCGACGTCGTGGAATTCCGCTTCAACGTCTGA